From Phragmitibacter flavus, the proteins below share one genomic window:
- a CDS encoding superoxide dismutase, whose translation MAFTLAPLPYANDALEPHIDAQTMEIHHDKHHNAYVTNLNNAIKDKADLEAMTIDELCANLSKVPDDIRTAVRNNGGGHWNHTFFWNSLSSKGGAPSGDLAKAIDEAFGSFDAFKEAFAKAATTRFGSGWAWLVKKDGKLAITSTPNQDNPLMDSTGIPLLGLDVWEHAYYLKYQNKRPDYIAAFWNVVDWDAVATRFAV comes from the coding sequence ATGGCCTTCACATTAGCCCCACTTCCCTACGCCAACGACGCGCTTGAGCCCCACATCGACGCTCAGACGATGGAAATCCATCATGACAAGCATCACAACGCCTACGTCACCAACCTCAACAACGCCATCAAAGACAAGGCCGATCTCGAAGCGATGACCATCGACGAGCTCTGCGCCAACCTCAGCAAAGTCCCTGACGACATCCGCACCGCCGTTCGCAACAACGGCGGTGGTCACTGGAACCACACCTTCTTCTGGAACAGCCTTTCCTCCAAGGGCGGCGCACCATCCGGCGACCTCGCCAAAGCCATTGATGAAGCCTTCGGTAGCTTCGACGCCTTCAAAGAAGCTTTCGCCAAAGCCGCCACCACCCGCTTCGGTTCCGGTTGGGCATGGCTCGTCAAAAAAGACGGCAAACTCGCCATCACCAGCACCCCCAACCAGGACAACCCGTTGATGGACAGCACCGGCATCCCTCTCCTTGGCCTTGACGTTTGGGAGCACGCCTACTACCTCAAATACCAGAACAAGCGCCCCGACTACATCGCCGCCTTCTGGAACGTCGTCGACTGGGACGCCGTCGCCACCCGCTTCGCCGTCTAA